A part of Campylobacter ureolyticus ACS-301-V-Sch3b genomic DNA contains:
- a CDS encoding glycine zipper 2TM domain-containing protein codes for MRKIILLSLAFVGFAFARSVVIDVVEHKPIYEMKADTQYVENCNNSISDYNLLGTAIGAVGGGVVGNQFGGGSGKKLATVAGAIAGGYAGNRVEGNIKGNQKSGCEYKEQKVDRKVLVGYRNIGYYKGKQYSKITEEKQSKIRIEVK; via the coding sequence ATGAGAAAAATTATTTTATTATCATTGGCTTTTGTAGGATTTGCGTTTGCAAGAAGTGTGGTTATAGATGTTGTAGAGCACAAACCTATTTATGAGATGAAAGCTGATACTCAGTATGTTGAAAACTGCAATAACTCTATAAGCGACTACAATCTTTTAGGAACAGCAATTGGAGCGGTTGGTGGTGGAGTTGTGGGGAATCAATTTGGCGGTGGAAGTGGTAAAAAACTAGCAACCGTTGCAGGAGCTATAGCTGGAGGATACGCAGGAAATAGGGTTGAGGGAAATATCAAAGGAAACCAAAAAAGTGGTTGTGAGTATAAAGAGCAAAAAGTTGATAGAAAAGTACTTGTAGGATATAGAAATATAGGATATTACAAAGGAAAGCAATACTCAAAAATCACAGAAGAAAAACAATCTAAAATAAGAATAGAAGTAAAATAA
- a CDS encoding type II toxin-antitoxin system RelE family toxin, whose translation MVAKMYEIIIPNKVDKMIKSIQKGDRQNAIRILFAIENLRNSNDPFSLKNCKKLENFENIYRWKVGQDYRIIGKKIKEALVLELIKVSKRKDSIKNKCYDLNQ comes from the coding sequence TTGGTAGCTAAAATGTATGAAATTATAATCCCAAACAAAGTCGATAAGATGATAAAATCTATCCAAAAAGGCGATAGACAAAATGCAATTAGAATTTTATTTGCTATTGAAAATTTAAGAAATTCAAACGACCCTTTTTCATTAAAAAATTGCAAAAAATTAGAAAATTTTGAAAACATATATCGCTGGAAAGTAGGGCAAGACTACCGAATAATTGGTAAAAAAATTAAAGAAGCCCTAGTGCTTGAATTAATAAAAGTATCAAAAAGAAAAGATTCTATAAAAAATAAGTGTTATGACTTAAACCAATAA
- a CDS encoding YadA family autotransporter adhesin codes for DKEIKNGNVTIASNSINIADKNGNHTVTIDGDKGTITGLTNTDWNGATDDKSRAATEGQLLSLQTNIKNDINSTIGSTLGSYKIKGDDGVEKSIYANNKTLTIGGDTNIKTKATADGNLTVALAKELQDITSISNGGKGAKITLGKDGNKSISVNGGTITGLANTIWDENNITSGRAATEDQLQAATKNLQSSIAKNNTEVEAGDNIIVSERNGTKGNKIYKVSTAKDVKFDTVTVGGVVIDKNDSSIKVGNTKLNKGGLTITSPDANKTVSLTDKGLNNGGNKITNVAPGEDPSDAATVGQLKNVAASASVVKESDKKDKWAKKGPEAKGKNSVSIGGGSIDEGRSNTVSVGAPGHERTISNVANPVKGTDAVNLNYLNNRLANVYGDMNDLRDETRAGIASATALGMLPQSTVPGKSLIAIGVGHHKGESATAIGLSGMSDDGKWVFKGGVSYDSQENTTIGGSIGYFFN; via the coding sequence CAGATAAAGAGATTAAAAATGGTAATGTTACAATTGCAAGTAACTCTATAAATATAGCTGATAAAAATGGCAACCATACAGTTACTATAGACGGAGATAAAGGAACTATCACAGGTCTTACAAACACAGATTGGAATGGAGCAACCGATGATAAAAGTAGGGCTGCCACTGAGGGACAACTTTTATCACTTCAAACTAACATTAAAAATGACATAAACAGCACAATAGGTAGCACACTAGGAAGTTACAAGATTAAAGGAGATGATGGAGTAGAGAAGAGTATCTATGCCAACAACAAAACTTTAACTATAGGTGGCGATACAAACATTAAAACAAAAGCTACAGCAGATGGAAATTTAACTGTTGCTTTAGCTAAAGAGCTACAAGACATTACATCTATTTCTAATGGAGGCAAAGGAGCTAAAATAACTCTAGGCAAAGATGGCAATAAATCTATATCTGTTAATGGTGGAACTATCACAGGTCTTGCAAATACAATATGGGATGAGAATAATATCACATCAGGTAGAGCTGCCACAGAGGATCAACTTCAAGCAGCTACCAAGAATTTGCAAAGCAGTATAGCTAAAAACAATACAGAAGTAGAAGCTGGTGATAATATAATAGTTAGTGAAAGAAATGGAACAAAAGGAAATAAAATTTATAAAGTTTCTACAGCAAAAGATGTTAAGTTTGATACAGTAACAGTTGGTGGTGTTGTGATAGATAAAAACGATAGCAGTATAAAAGTAGGAAACACCAAACTTAATAAAGGTGGACTTACTATCACATCACCAGATGCAAATAAAACAGTATCGCTTACCGATAAAGGTCTTAATAATGGTGGTAATAAAATAACAAATGTAGCTCCTGGTGAAGATCCTAGTGATGCTGCTACTGTGGGACAATTAAAAAATGTAGCTGCTAGTGCTAGTGTTGTAAAAGAAAGTGATAAAAAAGATAAATGGGCTAAAAAAGGACCTGAAGCAAAAGGTAAAAACTCAGTTTCTATAGGTGGCGGATCAATTGATGAAGGTAGAAGCAATACCGTATCAGTAGGAGCTCCTGGACATGAAAGAACTATAAGTAATGTCGCAAATCCTGTAAAAGGAACTGATGCGGTTAATCTAAATTATTTAAATAATCGCTTAGCTAATGTTTATGGTGATATGAATGATCTTAGAGATGAAACAAGAGCTGGCATCGCATCTGCAACTGCTCTTGGTATGCTTCCTCAATCAACTGTCCCTGGAAAATCTTTAATCGCAATTGGTGTAGGTCACCACAAAGGCGAAAGTGCTACAGCAATTGGCTTATCAGGAATGAGTGATGATGGAAAATGGGTATTTAAAGGCGGTGTTAGTTATGATAGTCAAGAAAATACCACAATTGGTGGATCTATAGGATACTTCTTTAACTAA
- a CDS encoding TIGR00730 family Rossman fold protein, whose amino-acid sequence MNVTVFCGSKIGNENFKNIAFELGKYLAFNNHNVIYGGGGIGLMGALADGVISSDGNITGIIPELLLKKELATKNLTKLITVKTMHERKALMNDMCEAFIILPGGLGTLEEAFEVWTHAQIGYHKKPIGFLNLNGFYDKLFEFVKFQSDEGFIDKKFLDMVLVESDYKKLIENLQNLA is encoded by the coding sequence ATGAACGTAACTGTATTTTGTGGCTCAAAAATAGGAAATGAAAACTTTAAAAATATAGCCTTTGAACTTGGTAAATATCTAGCTTTTAATAACCATAATGTGATTTATGGTGGTGGTGGAATTGGTCTTATGGGAGCTTTGGCTGATGGTGTTATAAGTAGTGATGGAAATATAACTGGCATAATACCTGAGCTTTTGCTTAAAAAAGAGCTAGCAACTAAAAATTTAACAAAACTAATAACTGTAAAAACAATGCATGAAAGAAAAGCTTTGATGAATGATATGTGTGAAGCTTTTATAATACTTCCTGGTGGGCTTGGAACACTTGAAGAAGCGTTTGAAGTATGGACTCACGCACAGATTGGCTATCATAAAAAGCCAATTGGCTTTTTAAATTTAAATGGATTTTACGATAAGCTTTTTGAGTTTGTCAAATTTCAAAGCGATGAGGGTTTTATAGATAAAAAGTTTTTAGATATGGTATTAGTTGAGAGTGATTATAAAAAACTAATTGAAAATTTACAAAATTTAGCTTAG
- a CDS encoding dehypoxanthine futalosine cyclase has protein sequence MLDINKRLSVDEAVNLIENAELWELGKMAYEKKLSLHPDKITTFIIDRNINYTNACWVDCKFCAFYRHVNEDDAYVLSFEEIGKKIEELIQIGGTQILFQGGVHPKLKIDWYEDLVEYIAKNYPSITIHGFSAIEIDYIAKISKISTKEVLLRLQKKGLYSIPGAGAEVLSDRVRDIVAPKKCNTATWLRIHKEAHEIGMKTTATMMFGTVETTREIVQHWKFLRDLQDITGGFRAFILWSFQGKNTRLLKEHPEIMKASSNHYLRLLAVSRLFLDNFKNIQSSWVTQGSYIGQLALKFGANDMGSTMMEENVVKAAGANFRMNADELINLIKDVGEIPAKRNTNYDILEIYK, from the coding sequence ATGTTAGATATAAATAAAAGATTAAGCGTAGATGAAGCTGTAAATTTGATAGAAAATGCTGAGCTTTGGGAGCTTGGTAAAATGGCTTATGAAAAAAAGCTTTCTTTACATCCTGACAAAATCACAACTTTTATAATCGATAGAAACATAAACTATACAAATGCCTGTTGGGTGGATTGTAAATTTTGTGCGTTTTATCGCCATGTAAATGAAGATGATGCTTATGTTTTAAGTTTCGAAGAAATTGGTAAAAAGATAGAAGAATTGATTCAAATAGGCGGAACGCAGATATTATTTCAAGGTGGCGTTCATCCAAAACTTAAAATTGACTGGTATGAAGACTTGGTAGAATACATCGCTAAAAATTATCCAAGCATTACAATTCATGGATTTTCTGCTATTGAGATTGACTATATTGCAAAAATTAGCAAAATTTCAACAAAAGAAGTTTTATTAAGACTTCAAAAAAAAGGTCTTTACTCAATACCAGGAGCCGGAGCAGAAGTGTTAAGCGATAGGGTTAGAGACATAGTAGCACCTAAAAAATGTAATACCGCTACTTGGCTTAGAATCCATAAAGAAGCACACGAAATTGGTATGAAAACAACAGCTACAATGATGTTTGGTACAGTTGAAACAACTCGTGAGATAGTGCAGCATTGGAAATTTTTAAGAGATTTGCAAGATATTACTGGTGGGTTTAGAGCTTTTATTTTATGGAGTTTTCAAGGAAAAAATACTCGTCTTTTAAAAGAGCATCCTGAAATTATGAAAGCTTCATCGAACCATTATTTAAGACTTCTTGCAGTTTCAAGACTTTTTTTAGATAATTTTAAAAATATACAAAGTTCATGGGTAACACAAGGAAGCTATATCGGGCAACTTGCTTTAAAATTTGGAGCAAATGATATGGGCTCAACAATGATGGAAGAAAATGTTGTAAAAGCCGCGGGAGCAAATTTTAGAATGAATGCAGATGAGTTAATAAATTTAATTAAAGACGTGGGTGAAATCCCTGCTAAAAGAAATACAAATTATGATATATTGGAAATTTACAAATGA
- the recG gene encoding ATP-dependent DNA helicase RecG: MEVLDKKELDKLGVKTIIDLALILPKNFEDLTLSEVPNEGDNTVLIECKFMLNKGSFLSITAFCITWNLDIRIIIFNARPWHYGAFKNGKKIYITGKSSFYNSTWQFTNPKIITKIGEILPKYKLSLKDDKITSLIEKYLNKDGLLSEGLNEFEAEFLLSLHQKSKESIKLVKNLELDNNSLKMVKFIEIFNYMKKLSKKKFNFPAKKIEIYDISSWIKTLPFTPTNDQINALNDIKNDLLSCVAKRRVVMGDVGSGKTLIMLGASLMIYPQTAVLMAPTSILAEQIYNEALKLLPKFMKIMLVKSGDKELDFKDINLIIGTHALLFQPLPKANLIMVDEQHRFGSNQRQKINNLTKDGKFKAHFLQFSATPIPRTLSLIQSNIVEQSFLKQMPFKKDIKTIIINKDGFFDMIKHIKDEINKGKQAIIVYPLVEESQSSNYQSLNEGSTYWYKNFNNVYLTHGGDKEKEEILKEFRDKGDLLLTTTVVEVGISLPRLSIIVVVAPERMGLATLHQLRGRVGRNGGSGWCYLFTKLKEPPSRLLEFAKTLDGFKVAGIDLKNRQSGDLLDGSIQHGATFKFYDYEEDIADAAKKRLEILR; encoded by the coding sequence ATGGAAGTTTTAGACAAAAAAGAGCTTGATAAACTTGGAGTAAAAACTATTATTGATTTAGCTTTAATTTTGCCTAAAAACTTTGAAGATTTAACTTTGAGCGAGGTTCCAAACGAGGGCGATAATACAGTTTTAATTGAGTGTAAATTTATGCTTAATAAAGGAAGTTTTTTAAGCATAACTGCATTTTGCATAACTTGGAATTTAGACATTAGAATAATTATTTTTAATGCAAGACCATGGCATTATGGTGCTTTTAAAAATGGTAAAAAAATCTATATTACTGGAAAAAGCTCTTTTTATAACTCTACTTGGCAATTTACAAATCCAAAAATTATAACAAAAATAGGTGAAATTTTACCAAAATATAAACTTAGCCTAAAAGATGATAAAATCACATCTTTAATAGAAAAATACCTAAATAAAGATGGGCTTTTAAGTGAGGGCTTAAATGAGTTTGAAGCTGAGTTTTTACTAAGTCTTCATCAAAAAAGTAAAGAAAGCATAAAGCTTGTTAAAAATTTGGAGTTAGATAACAACTCTTTAAAAATGGTTAAATTTATAGAAATTTTTAACTATATGAAAAAACTTAGTAAAAAAAAGTTTAATTTCCCTGCTAAAAAAATAGAAATTTATGATATAAGTTCTTGGATAAAAACTCTGCCTTTTACTCCAACAAATGATCAAATTAATGCTTTAAATGATATTAAAAACGATCTTTTAAGTTGCGTGGCCAAAAGAAGAGTTGTAATGGGCGATGTTGGAAGTGGAAAGACCTTAATTATGCTTGGGGCTTCTCTTATGATTTATCCACAAACTGCTGTTTTAATGGCTCCAACTAGTATTTTAGCTGAGCAAATTTATAATGAAGCTTTAAAACTTTTACCAAAATTTATGAAAATTATGCTTGTAAAAAGTGGAGATAAAGAATTAGATTTTAAAGATATAAATTTGATAATTGGCACTCACGCACTGCTTTTTCAACCACTTCCAAAAGCAAATTTAATAATGGTTGATGAACAGCACCGCTTTGGCTCAAATCAAAGACAAAAGATAAATAATCTCACAAAAGATGGCAAATTTAAAGCTCATTTTTTACAATTTTCCGCCACGCCAATCCCTAGAACGCTTTCACTAATACAATCAAACATTGTAGAACAAAGCTTTTTAAAGCAAATGCCATTTAAAAAAGATATAAAAACAATTATTATAAATAAAGATGGTTTTTTTGATATGATAAAGCATATAAAAGATGAGATAAATAAAGGAAAACAGGCAATTATCGTATATCCACTTGTTGAAGAAAGCCAAAGCTCAAACTATCAAAGCTTAAATGAAGGAAGCACTTACTGGTATAAAAATTTTAACAATGTCTATTTAACTCACGGCGGCGATAAAGAAAAAGAAGAAATTTTAAAAGAGTTTAGAGATAAAGGGGATTTGCTTTTAACAACAACGGTTGTTGAAGTTGGAATTTCACTTCCTAGACTTAGCATTATTGTTGTAGTTGCGCCTGAGAGGATGGGACTTGCGACTTTACATCAACTTCGTGGCCGGGTTGGGAGAAATGGAGGAAGTGGTTGGTGCTATCTTTTTACAAAATTAAAAGAGCCACCTTCAAGACTTTTAGAATTTGCTAAAACTTTGGATGGATTTAAAGTTGCTGGGATTGATCTTAAAAACCGCCAAAGTGGGGATTTGCTTGATGGAAGTATCCAGCATGGTGCGACATTTAAATTTTATGATTATGAAGAAGATATTGCGGACGCGGCTAAAAAAAGATTAGAAATTTTAAGATAA
- a CDS encoding MFS transporter, with the protein MNRYINLFKANKTVRILSTIQLICYFGAWFSHIGVFTLLNKLGASDQMVALTAAMAFIPSVIIAPFAGVIIDKFRAFPLFMTFMIIEAITVALLLLVDSLSWFWFLQALVFIRMGLAGVYFQVEMSLLPKILKNDELKLANEIHSIIWAVSYTFGMAFAGIFINHFGVYNSFKFDFLIYLVGIFLLTRLNLKEEKKTLTTKAFFMIKEGFIYLKSNPLLINLILIHGFVAVTSYDTLINILAKYQYKEILSFALILGFINTVRALGLIIGPIVLSKFANNRTIFLIFIAQGLGLFSWAILQFNFYLSFIGLFLTGLSTSTLWSYTYTLIQTHCDKRYYGRVIAYVDMVFLGIAATTSILTGYLYKLGLNAFCITILFGLNFIMAAFYYKRVYKRI; encoded by the coding sequence ATGAATAGATATATAAATCTTTTTAAAGCTAATAAAACTGTTAGAATTCTTTCAACAATACAGCTAATTTGCTATTTTGGTGCGTGGTTTAGCCATATCGGGGTTTTTACACTTTTAAACAAACTTGGAGCAAGCGATCAAATGGTCGCATTAACAGCAGCTATGGCATTTATCCCAAGTGTAATAATAGCGCCATTTGCTGGAGTTATAATAGACAAATTTAGAGCATTTCCACTTTTTATGACATTTATGATAATAGAGGCTATAACTGTTGCTTTGCTTTTGCTAGTGGATAGCTTGAGTTGGTTTTGGTTTTTACAAGCTTTAGTTTTTATAAGAATGGGGCTAGCTGGTGTTTATTTCCAAGTTGAGATGAGTTTACTACCAAAAATTTTAAAAAATGATGAGTTAAAACTTGCAAATGAAATTCACTCCATAATTTGGGCTGTTTCATACACCTTTGGTATGGCATTTGCAGGGATTTTTATAAATCATTTTGGAGTTTATAACTCGTTTAAATTTGACTTTCTCATCTACTTAGTTGGCATTTTTTTACTTACAAGATTAAATTTAAAAGAAGAGAAAAAAACTCTAACAACAAAAGCATTTTTTATGATAAAAGAGGGATTTATCTATCTTAAATCCAATCCACTTTTAATAAATCTAATTTTAATTCACGGTTTTGTGGCAGTTACTTCATACGATACTTTAATAAATATTTTAGCAAAATATCAATATAAAGAGATTTTAAGCTTTGCTCTTATTTTGGGCTTTATAAATACAGTTAGAGCCTTAGGACTTATAATAGGACCTATAGTTTTAAGTAAATTTGCAAATAATAGAACTATTTTTTTAATTTTTATCGCTCAAGGTTTGGGGCTGTTTTCATGGGCGATTTTGCAGTTTAACTTTTATCTAAGTTTTATCGGACTTTTTTTAACTGGACTTAGTACCTCAACTCTTTGGTCTTATACTTATACTCTTATACAAACACATTGTGATAAAAGGTATTATGGTAGAGTTATAGCTTATGTTGATATGGTGTTTTTAGGAATTGCCGCAACTACTTCGATACTTACTGGATATTTATACAAACTTGGACTAAATGCGTTTTGTATAACTATACTTTTTGGGCTTAACTTTATCATGGCAGCGTTTTATTATAAAAGAGTTTATAAGAGAATTTAA
- a CDS encoding M16 family metallopeptidase has product MKKIDLKYKNLNIPLLYEFDNSMPVVNFKLIFKASGSVANDKFPGLANLVAKMLNEGTSKLGVSEFANLLELKAVNLSVFSGFETFGFEINTLKENFNYGLNLLISLLKDPNFTQKTLDKIKTLIKGEIASNNTDFDYLSRTELNRLLYEDTSLEYPQIGTLESIDEIGLNEVKEFFNALFLENLFIVLAGDIKENIDLNELLNCFKNGNKNNLPFIKTSDEQKLSFVKKQVEQAYIYFGAPYNVKKDEIFKANVAIFIFGSSGFGSRLMEEIRVKRGLAYSIYARVDFGLSSSKIWGYMQTKNESKDDAIEVIKSEFLKFVKDGVSQDELNNAKNFLLGSVVLQKETMFGRINIKQKEFYMGEEFGEFERTLEKIKALNLDDLNKFIKAHDEILNLSFSVVSGS; this is encoded by the coding sequence ATGAAAAAAATAGATTTAAAGTATAAAAATTTAAACATTCCTTTGCTTTATGAGTTTGATAATTCTATGCCAGTAGTAAATTTTAAACTCATCTTTAAAGCAAGTGGAAGCGTGGCAAATGACAAATTCCCAGGCTTAGCAAATTTAGTAGCTAAAATGCTAAATGAAGGAACTTCAAAGCTTGGAGTTAGCGAGTTTGCAAATTTACTTGAGTTAAAGGCTGTAAATTTAAGTGTATTTTCAGGTTTTGAAACATTTGGTTTTGAGATAAATACTTTAAAAGAAAATTTTAACTACGGTTTAAATTTGCTTATAAGTCTACTAAAAGATCCAAATTTTACACAAAAAACACTTGATAAGATTAAAACTTTAATAAAAGGTGAAATCGCTTCAAATAATACAGATTTTGACTATTTATCAAGGACTGAGCTAAATAGACTTTTATATGAAGATACAAGTTTAGAATATCCACAAATTGGGACTTTAGAAAGTATTGATGAGATTGGCTTAAATGAAGTAAAAGAGTTTTTTAACGCTTTATTTTTAGAGAATTTATTTATTGTTTTAGCTGGAGATATAAAAGAAAATATAGATTTAAATGAACTTTTAAATTGTTTTAAAAATGGAAATAAAAATAATCTTCCTTTTATAAAAACAAGCGATGAGCAAAAACTCTCTTTTGTAAAAAAGCAAGTAGAACAAGCCTATATTTATTTTGGTGCACCATATAATGTAAAAAAAGATGAGATTTTTAAAGCTAATGTTGCAATTTTTATCTTTGGAAGCAGTGGTTTTGGAAGTAGACTAATGGAAGAAATTCGCGTTAAAAGAGGGCTTGCTTATTCTATTTATGCAAGAGTTGATTTTGGTTTAAGTAGCTCTAAAATTTGGGGATATATGCAAACAAAAAATGAAAGCAAAGATGATGCCATCGAGGTTATAAAATCTGAGTTTTTAAAATTTGTAAAAGATGGAGTTAGCCAAGATGAGCTAAATAATGCTAAAAATTTCTTGCTTGGAAGTGTTGTTTTACAAAAAGAAACTATGTTTGGTCGTATAAATATCAAGCAAAAAGAGTTTTATATGGGCGAGGAATTTGGTGAGTTTGAAAGAACCTTAGAAAAAATAAAAGCTTTAAATTTAGATGATTTAAACAAATTCATAAAAGCTCATGATGAAATTTTAAATTTAAGTTTTTCAGTGGTTAGTGGAAGTTAA
- a CDS encoding RNA degradosome polyphosphate kinase produces MQDLKNGSIFLNRELSWLRFNTRVLAQCEKDIPLIEKLKFLAIYSTNLDEFYMIRVAGLKQLFIAGITASGSDEMTPLDQLRKIREYLHDEKNSLEIYYKQTIEALANEGFYIKNYDDLNDELRQKADEYFFSNILPIIVPIAVDSTHPFPHLNNLSFALAVKLKDTNDSQGFKFGMIRIPRVIPRFVQVSTDTYTPIETIVHRHAEEIFPGYSLISSAPFRVTRNADIVIEEEEADDFMMILEQGLKLRRKGAFVRLQIAKNADADITKFLNEHINVFYKDIFEYDIPLSLDGLWGVVGNKNFSNLALPPYSPKILPPFNENESIFETMDKGDILIYHPYESFNPVEQLIKEASKDPNVVSIRMTLYRVEKNSPIVASLIDAANDGKQVTVMVELKARFDEENNLHWAKSLESAGAHVVYGIPGFKVHAKSTQIIRKSGDKLKFYMHLGTGNYNGSSSKIYTDASFFTTDERFAKDTTTFFHILSGYNKNRVLQTLSMSPMQIKERLIEMIKVEEKKGSDGHIIAKMNALVDSDMIKALSSASKAGVKIELIVRGICCLRPGIPEISENIRVISIVGKYLEHARIFYFKHSSPEIYISSADWMPRNLERRLELMTPIFNESLKNKMIDILNVQLNDTSLAFELQNDGEYVKLTSENPLNSQEFLEEYYNKLAKNIRKHKDTSNILVSKLLEDS; encoded by the coding sequence ATGCAAGATTTAAAAAATGGTTCTATTTTTTTAAACAGAGAGCTTTCTTGGCTTAGGTTTAATACTCGTGTTTTGGCTCAGTGCGAAAAAGATATTCCACTTATTGAAAAGCTTAAATTTTTAGCGATTTACTCAACAAATTTAGATGAGTTTTATATGATAAGAGTAGCTGGGTTAAAACAACTTTTCATAGCAGGTATTACAGCTAGTGGAAGTGATGAGATGACACCACTTGATCAACTTAGAAAAATAAGAGAGTATTTGCATGATGAGAAAAATAGCTTAGAAATTTATTATAAACAAACCATTGAAGCTTTAGCAAATGAGGGTTTTTATATTAAAAATTATGATGATTTAAATGATGAGTTAAGACAAAAAGCAGATGAGTATTTTTTCTCAAATATTTTGCCTATCATCGTGCCAATAGCTGTTGATTCAACTCATCCTTTTCCACATTTAAACAACCTTAGCTTTGCTCTAGCTGTTAAGCTAAAAGACACAAACGACTCTCAAGGCTTTAAATTTGGAATGATAAGAATTCCTAGAGTAATTCCAAGATTTGTTCAAGTTAGCACTGATACTTATACACCAATTGAAACAATTGTTCATCGTCATGCAGAAGAAATTTTTCCAGGCTATAGCCTAATTAGTTCAGCTCCTTTTAGGGTTACAAGAAATGCCGATATTGTAATAGAGGAAGAAGAAGCTGATGATTTTATGATGATACTTGAACAAGGACTAAAACTTCGCAGAAAAGGTGCATTTGTCAGGCTTCAAATAGCCAAAAATGCAGATGCTGATATAACTAAGTTTTTAAATGAGCATATAAATGTTTTTTATAAAGATATTTTTGAGTATGATATACCACTTTCACTTGATGGTCTTTGGGGAGTTGTTGGGAATAAAAATTTTTCTAATCTAGCACTTCCGCCGTATTCTCCAAAAATTTTGCCACCTTTTAATGAAAATGAGTCAATTTTTGAGACAATGGATAAAGGCGATATTTTAATTTATCATCCTTATGAAAGTTTTAACCCAGTTGAACAGCTCATCAAAGAAGCCTCAAAAGATCCTAATGTCGTATCAATTAGAATGACACTTTATAGAGTTGAAAAAAACTCTCCTATAGTAGCTTCTTTAATAGATGCCGCAAATGATGGCAAGCAAGTAACTGTAATGGTTGAGTTAAAAGCAAGATTTGATGAAGAAAATAATCTTCACTGGGCAAAATCACTAGAAAGTGCTGGAGCTCATGTGGTTTATGGAATACCAGGATTTAAAGTTCATGCAAAATCAACACAAATAATTAGAAAAAGTGGTGATAAACTAAAATTTTATATGCATCTTGGAACTGGAAATTATAACGGAAGTAGTTCAAAAATTTACACAGATGCAAGTTTTTTTACAACTGATGAGAGATTTGCCAAAGATACTACAACTTTTTTCCATATTTTATCAGGATATAATAAAAATAGAGTATTACAAACGCTTTCTATGTCGCCAATGCAGATAAAAGAGCGCTTAATTGAGATGATAAAAGTAGAAGAAAAAAAAGGAAGCGATGGGCATATAATTGCAAAAATGAATGCTTTGGTTGATTCTGATATGATAAAAGCTTTAAGCAGTGCAAGTAAAGCAGGCGTAAAAATAGAGCTTATTGTTAGAGGAATTTGTTGTTTGAGACCAGGAATTCCTGAAATCAGTGAAAATATACGAGTAATTTCTATAGTTGGTAAATACCTAGAACATGCAAGAATTTTTTATTTTAAACACTCAAGTCCTGAAATTTATATCTCAAGTGCTGATTGGATGCCTAGAAATTTAGAAAGAAGACTTGAGTTGATGACTCCTATTTTTAATGAAAGCTTAAAAAATAAGATGATTGATATATTAAATGTTCAGTTAAATGACACATCTTTAGCGTTTGAGCTTCAAAATGATGGAGAGTATGTAAAGCTAACTTCTGAAAATCCTCTAAATAGCCAAGAGTTTTTAGAAGAGTATTATAACAAGCTTGCTAAAAACATAAGAAAACATAAAGATACAAGCAATATCTTAGTAAGTAAGCTTTTAGAGGATAGCTAG